GACTGGTGGAGTTTTACCCAATCCACATCCGTTCTTTATGCTGGGACTGGGAATGAAGGGTGAGAATAAATACTTtaggattttcttttaattatgatACCTTAAACTTCTACTGCTTTCAATCTCTTCAATTTTGATTCTTCCCTTAGTGACGTATATTACAAACTATTGTATATTGGAGATAGGTGAGGACAAAGCTgttcataattaaaaagaagtgATCCCTAAATGGTTGATTATGAAGCTCCATGTCCATTCGGATCATCCAAATTGTCCCCAAAAATTAGCTCGTCCCATTAATTGCACTTGATTTTCCTTTCAATCACTAAAGCCTAATAAACACCATTGCAACCTAATTATATCAAAACTCAGTACTATGAATTTTATATCTCGAAAAGATGTACAATGGTATTGACAGATTCTTATCTCTTTGTAAAGGGTCTTCATGCTTAAactatgataaataaaaaaagtttaccGGAATGGTATCTGAATCCAAGCAACTCGAGCCTGCCTATCCAAACAGTTTACAGCAGATAAGATAATCATTTAAATCAGCATGGCTCAACATTTGAACACTCGCCTGATGATAAAATCTTTAAGGCAAAGAGGCATATGGTACATGATTGACATAACGGTAGAGAAATAACCTGATGAGAACCAAGCAGGTGGATTTTTCTTGAGTACAGCAGCTACAGTATTCCTTGCAAATTCTTTGGCAGGGGTGGACCTTGTTCCTTGTGAAAAATATGCTCTATCCTTGATTGCACCTTCAAATGGCTTGTATAACCTCCACTCAGGCATATGGTTGTAGCTGGCTATAGCAGAATTTCCTATGTTTGATTTAACAGCTCCTGGAACAACATTGATGACATCGATCCCTAAAGGCTTGAGTTCCAACCTGCACTCAACAAGGACAATCTGTTTAACGTTTGATACGAATCATTCGATACAATAGCTTAGAATGCTGTAAAAATGCCAATCCTAAAATACAGATTTACAGCTTTGGATAGCATCCCTATCTCAGATCCACATATATCTACTCTGCTATGTAAActaaaaaggttaaaagaATCTGCAATTGGTGGAATCTGTAATTGATTAGGATAGGAACTAAGCTGTTCCCAATTTGAGGTTTACGAAAATTAATTAgacaatatataaaataatgcaaAACATACAAGTCATCTTTGTCATAGGTTCACTCTCCTGTTCTGTATTTTAATCAGACATTTCGAGTATAAACAAGCGAAGAAAAATGCTAATATCAACTATAtgagaattaattatttttgaagtttATGACTGTTGGGTAGTCGAAGGTTATTGCtaccattttaaaatttcaacacCAGGGTTCTACTTCTATGGCTAGCATTTTAATATTCAACACGGTTCTACTTCTACTGCTACCCTTCCAATTTTCAGCACCATGTGTCACAGCTCAAGCATTTTCCTAGCTAATAGTGGATTGGACAGCTGCCTAGTTCAGCCCAATCCATTTTGTCACTACACATCATGTAAATTTTGTAGCTTGCCTATGAAGTAGCATAGCAGTGAACCGGGTTAATCTGAACCCCGCAGAAATTGGGTGCAATTTATAAGAAATGCTTCAAAACATGGTTCTACTTGTACGCTTTTGTGCGTCAATGCGATCAGTGTTCCACATACCTCAAGGTGTCTGTCAGTGCATGAAGAGCAGCTTTGGTTGCAGTGTAAACACCAGCCCATGGGGTAGGAGCCATTACCGTAACACTTCCAACATTTACTATTTTGCCCTTTTTCCTAGATGCCATGTGAGGCACAGCAGCTTGAATAACTCTTATGGGACCTACAAGGGCATATAACTAAGACATTACCAAAAAcaggaaattaaaaatagtaatgaAATGTCTCAAGCTCATCTACTGGAAAAGAAGGACAAAACACAGAAGCTGGTTATGTGGCTGATTATCCACACATCCTTCCGAAAAAAGAACCTAATTTGAATGACATGAAACATTTCAGCTATGAAGAATATATAGTTATTTCATAGgaaaaattcattaaactACTTTGTGGTTTAACGCATTTTCTCTTTAAAGTCTGCGGTTTActtttttttcactttagtATCTTGTGAATAATGACCTTTAGTAAATAACGGTCAAATTGCAATACCATTAAGAGATTCTGACGTGGCATGCAATAGCCGTTGTTTTTCCAACTGCCACATCAGCACTTGCTAACGATATTATacaatttagtcattatttgctAACGGTCATATTCACAAGATATCAAagtaacaaaaagaaaaccacATTATCCTAAAGTGAAAATACGTTAAAGCACAAGGTAACTTActgaaattttttcttatttctttaataggcaaaaagaattataagaaaataattgtcaTGTGACAGTGTAAATATATCTATGGAGATAGACCAAGGATAGGGCATTAATAGAAAGGACAgattattcattattataagATTCCTTACATATTATGACCTAGTTACACCCAACCTTTTCATTTAATTGCCAAAGAAGTACCCTACTTGAACAATGAAGGGTGTTTCTTATTCAATAATAGGAAAACAAGAAACACGAGATCAGCTGGGAAAAAAGATCACGGATGAAATTCAGGACACTCTTAAGAGAAAACTATAAAAACTTCTACTATCATGGCATTCCAAGATTGATACTATGCATAACTTTTATCCACATCTCATAACATAAATTTCACTTTTGATTAATTCAATCATGCATGCATCCATGCAAATTGAGCTCCTAAATCCATCGTACTAATATATTGCTTATTTATCTGCACAATGGGAAGCAAGATCGATAAATGAAGCATATTTTGCTCTGATACAAGATTATCTACTTGAAAatgcttttattttgtaatagaACGATCAACCAGCAATTTTGGATCTCTTAGAGCATATTATCCTTATTGTTTTCCAGCAGATTCTGCAGCTGCAAAATCACCGGGATAAATACTATTGGTCCTTCCACTTGAAGAAGCATCAGCCAACTTTCTTCTCTTCAATGACGACTCCACTTGTTGCTCTAGCTCTTTGCTCTCCACCTTTCTTCAGTTTTCTTTGAACTCCTTTCTCATCAGATAAACTCTAGCACAAGCAGCTCCACTGGACGACATTACTTAAGACTGAAGACCCAAGAATAGAAATTGTATTGTGTGCTAAAAGTGTATGGTATGCATTTGACTTTTGAGAGGATTTGGAGGGAATTTATAGAGGTAGAGAAAGGAGTTAGTTGACTTTGCTATTTCTCTTTCCCTTACTCATTTGGTACGGAATCTGACATTGGAATCAGAATCGAAAATAAATCGGAAGcagaatgaaaattttaataagttatcTAGTTTTCATTTTACTTGTTTGATTAGTTTAGAAGtggtttgatttagtttctaTGCGAATGAGAAATTCATTCCCTAAGGGGGGAATGTGTGATCCATTGATGGAAAATACGATTCCAATTCTGCAATTTCTTTTGGACCAAGCACTAATAATCAAGATCACTTATTCCGATTCTGATTTGCACCTAATTCTTTCATTAAACATACGGACCCACACttgataaatttttgtttgtaCCCATCAGGCAAACTGCGTTCCTAAAACTGCCAAACTAATATATTGCTTATTTATTTGCCTAAGGGAAGCGAGATCACGAATCTAGGCATATTTTCTCCTGATTACAGGAATAACTACCTCAATGTGAAAATGCATTCACATATTGTAATACAAAGACCAACCAACTCTAACAAGCAACCAACAGGGCCACTGCTAGATTTCCTATATCAGCTAGTTATTCAAGTATAAAGCTAATCCAATTGCCTATGCAATTATAAATCAGAaacaaaattgtaaaaattatttgggTAGTTATGATTTTCATCACAAAACagtaaaatagtaaaattagaAACAAACAACAATCAAACATAGAATAAAGTAGAGATTTTCATAAGACCTAAAAGAAacagaaggaaaaaaaaaacattaccATAGACATTAGTATTGAAAGCGTTTTGCATGGCAGGTAAAGGCACTTCAGCAAGAGGGCCAACACATTGAATTCCAGCATTATTAACCAAAATATCAACTCTCCCGTACTTCTCAAGAACATTTGACATTACATGTTGCACGCTCTCATCAGACAAAACATCCAGCTCTTGAAGATAGAATCTCTCGTCGTTTTCAAGGTCTCTCATGGAGTTCAAGGACCTACTTGTGGCCACAACTAAGCAATTGCTTGCAGCAAATTCTTGTGCCAGTGCATAGCCTATGCCTCCATGGCTGCATCCAGTGATCAGAACTACTGGTTGGGTATAATATCCCATTATTGGGTTGGAAATGGGTTTCTCGGTTTCCTTgttaaagatgagatttttgtaGTTGAAAGGATTTGATTGGAAAGGGAAGATTTTGAAAGGATTTGAAGGAAATGAATTTGAAATCAGAGATGGGTCTTCATTGATTCCTAGAAGTGAAGCTCCCATTTCTTGGGTACCTTCCTCAATCCGCTTTTGAACCGTGTTTCACTGTTTCTTTCATGACATAGGAAAAGAGggtggttttttttttttttttttttaataaaaaaagttattatgtttttaacattttatgcAAGGGATtcgagaaaagaagaaagaaataaagctGTACGActctttattaaataataaataaataattttatattttattttaagaataagtACAAAAAAAGAACTCTCCAAATTCACCTTATGATAAGTTtcattatataaattcttttaaataaaagaatatatagttaacaattgtaataaaaataattattttattgttaaaaattacTGCAcaaagatttaattatttttattttattactcatcattataatattataatatgagtttaGAGTTATACTGTTTGACCGTTAAATCATGATTTAAGAAGCCATTAATTCGATaagattgatttaatattaacaaCAATGTCTTAAGTTCTACACctatatcataaaaaaatagataatataataatgatgttTGGTTGAAGCGAAGACCGAATCCTTGCGATCGCTACTTTTTAAAGgtaacatatttttttttgttacaaTTTTTAActacatatttctttttatcttaaaaaaataacatactaaaattgtcaaatattgaaactatatattacttttttatatttatcctttattttattttaaaatttgtgtaTTTCAGTTTCAATATCACTTTTATCATATAGTCTTAATAACTTTATGTATGTTGACTTTAGAAGCATTCATGTTTCGGTTTGATcggtttaaaataaatatttttaaccaaatttataaaattgatatttagaTACTTTAACTTTTAACCAGACCAAATAACACTAAAATATACGAACCAAAACTATTTGGATTATGTTTAGATAATcgatttgaaaaaaataataagtgcacaaattaagaattttgaaaagaaCACATAAATTTAAGAGTCCTTCTAATATAGCATAAGAGCATAAATACCCTTATGAAATCACAACCATcgatcatattattttaagattaataatttagtaatataacTGGATACCTACTAAACCAGTTATCGCTGCACAAATAATTCTGATAACTAGTTACCGCTGCACAAATAATTATCTCTTTCGATTCACAAACTGAACAACTGTTAGAATAGACATATATCACCCTCGATAGATCTGGAGGTTGCAATTTTAAGGATTCATTATATAGAATGGAGAAGTAAATTCAGATATAGCATAAGTATTTGCAACGACAAACTTTGATTTTGTAAGCTTTATATTCATCTCTTCAATTAACCTCTTCAATCTTATACTATTTGCTTGCGTCAAGTGATTGAATAAAAACCATCATATATTACTGGAAACTTATCCCTCACATTAGGTACACATGCTTATAATTCGGATTTCAATTTTCTAGGGGCTGGTTTTATGGTTATGCAAGCCTCCAGTTGTTTATGAATGTAGCAATCCGCAAACAAATATAAGAGATGCTTTGTTTTGTTGATTATTTCAGGCAggttctatttttattttcaattgcaTGTGGTATTTTGGATTGCAGAGATCGTCGCAATTCTTAGTATGAAGCTTATTTATGTCCAGGcctttgttgatttttttgtATTGGCTCCTTCCTTTCCTATTATTAAGATACATGTAGATGCAGCTTGTTGGAAATAATGCTGCTTTGGCACGTTAAGTGCTATTGCTAGAAATCATCTAGCTAGGTTGGATTCTTAAAGAGTGGAGCAGAGTCTTGTCAGGTATCATTTGATCTATTAACTTTGGAATTTTTGGCACTGCGAGAAAGTATGATTTGTGGAGTCAGGAAGTATGGCAGTCAGTATGCTTTGAAGGAGATACGCTGATAGTTATAGAGGTAGCACAAAACAGGGTCTGTAATATAGCAGAGTCCAAGGGCTGTGTGctgatatttcttttctctccttGAGGTTCACTTTATAACTTTTGTTATGTTCCCCGGTTGTATATTGTAGAAGCGCAGAACTTGGCTATTTTAGCTAAACGTAGACATTTTGCTTTGTACTgatactctttatttttaatgcatctactgttgttaagaaaaataaaataaaccttGATCAATTGACTTATTATCAGGTCCATggttattatatatgtatacaaGATCAATCTTGACAGGAATAGGATCTCACTGGTTCATGTGATTAGGACTCTTGCAAACTTTGCCAAAATTTCATATGCCTACTACTAATACCATCAGAAGTGCTAGTGCTAGACTTCTGAAGGGCAGCAACCACACCTAATCTAGTACCACCTAGATCATAATTCTTTAGACCTACTGGTGATTGAATTCTGTACTCTAATGGACTTCTTGGACTTGGAGCAGTTGCGATATCTGAGAATCCATACTAATAATATGGAGTTAGTGGACTTACTTCAATGGTTTCTTTTAAAGCAACATGATCATATTTATCTGATCCCTTGTCTAAACCAATGCATTTGCATGAAATAAAATTGCTGCAGTATCTCTCGTTCTGTTAACTATATAAAAACGAAAGTCTGCTAACTTTAGTGTGTATGACTGTCTCCATTATTTGCAAAATCTTATTTCATctgcaatatatatataaacaatatttgatattcttatatattcatttttgttCCATGAGCTATGTACTTAAACAATGTGAATTTTGGTTATCAAACAGAAGATTACAAGTGGTATTGTATTATGATTGTTCCTCTTGCTGCAGTAAGAGAGACAGTATTATGATTTGTTGGATATAATTTAGCAAGTTCAAAATCAGAAACTCTTGGAGTAAAATTCTCATCTAGAAGAATGTTGTGAGGCTTGATATCAAAATGTAGAATTTGCATTTCACAACCTCTGTGTAAATATTCAATACCACGTGCTACTCCTAAAGAAATCTCATACATTTTTCTCCAACTTAATGAAGCATACCCTTCTTCATAAAAGATGTATTTATCAAGAGATCCATTAGGCATGAACTCATATACAAGAGCACGCTTCGACCCCTCAACACAAAAACCTACTAGTCGCACCACATTAATATGGTGAATTCTTCCAATGGTTGCCACTTCATTCATGAATTCTTGGCCATTTGCTGCGCTGCAAGACAACCACTGCGAAGCTTCCCTTTGTATAGTGATCCATGTAAATCTTCCTTATTTGAAGAGAAGCTAATTATAAGCAAGATCTTTTTCTAAtcactaatttcttttttctgtgtTTTGGATTGCACGGCTACAACACAGTTGCTGAACTTTTCTTCTCCTTTAATTCGATGAGAAATTtctgtaataaaataaatttgtttttctttatacaAATCCCTTAAATAAATACACGCTTAACATACAATGGAGATCACAATCTTTtcccttctctttctctttgaCAAATGTTCTAAACAATACCTATTGTTGAAGTAATAATACGCATGCTGATAGGTTTTTATTATAAACTGAAGTTCTAAGCTGTTGTTACTTTGCTATAGAAAGGTTGAGATTTTATTGATGGTAAGTAAGCATTGAAATATAAATGCAATGTCATGTCCttgtttgttattatttatgtcCATAACCAGAGTAACTTCTTTGCTACCCACATGACAATTAACTTGTCCCTATATCTTTTCTAGCTACTACTTTGTCAATAGCTctatgcttcttcttcttcttcttcttcttctttcttttaaggaattttcccttttttttttttacggTTTTGTCCATAGACAAGACTcttgttttttgttttagaaattataagatttttttttttgttcaaatCATTAATGTCTTCTTAGTTATAATTTTGCGAGAAAGTGTCTTTTCACCAAAgttaaaataaaggaaaagaaaggaaggagaTGATGTCTGCTGCTCATTTCTGCAATTTTTGGGCAAAATGTCAGCAACATGATTCGTCCTTCTATGGATACGAGAGGAGGATATAAAGGAGAAATTGTTATTTGAATTCCTCAAATTTTGAATGAGACAGAAGTTGGATGCGAACTCCATAGTTTTGAGTCATTAGAATTAACTGTCCAAGAAATAGCTtgtttatgatatatatagaACAAAAAAGAGAGTGATCGTTCACAATTTGttctgaataaaaaaaaattcaaattgataaaatattgaaatatttattttatgtagtcctacttataattaaattacaacAGAAAGATACTTATTTAATaggtaattaattaaaattataaattaatacctACAATTGCTGGTCTAACTTTTAGTGGTATACTACCATAATAGTACTCtagaaaaaccctaaatttaataaacattGACATAAAATTAGATTCTCGAATAACAATCAACATTAATAATACTATAAACAAAatacaaattctaaattatgtatttgaaatttttagcataaataatttagaatGAGATATTCCAAAAAGTTAGTAAagagcaaaataaaataataaatttttttcaacatatagattaatatattagtaactataaaacaataaaatattttaaaaaatttaattaacacttactttattaatataatagatCACAAATGATAAATTGAGTTATTCATtgtaacttataaataatgaaaagaaaatctgaAGAGAGTCGCGGATAGTTAGAGTTTGTAATttagagaaattaaaaaaattattaaactagaatttatattatctaaaaaataatatagtttttattgtattattggTTTGGCACAGTTAAtggacttttatttttttaaaccaAAACCAAACCAGAAATTTGgtttataaaagtttaaaatgaTAACCGATCATGAACAACTGAtaccataatttttggttgagaTTGGATTGGATAAATCGATTTGGTTAGTTTTTGTGCACCCATAGTTGGCTTCTCTGGTTCAACATAAAGAAGTATAGAGACTCAAAGAGTATTGACTGGCGGAGTTTTACTAAGCCacatttgtttttttctttttatgttgaGACCGGAAATGTAAGGCGACGGAAACcctagtttatatatatatatatatatatatatatatatatatatatatatataggttcATAACCATCATTTGTTTAGTCTCCTatttcagaaatttttctaaagtgggtttttttttaataaaaaaagtattatcCTAATTAGCTTTATGActagattttccttttaaaactGTTGgaattcataataattttttttttataagcaTAGCGATTTTTATGAGAAAGTTGAAAGAATTggataatttgaaaaaaaattgatgtgtcttttttaaTACTTGCAAGTGCACGGACCGTTCatatagtaagggtaagtttACCACGATGCCGATTTTTCAAAGAACTATGAgaccacttattataaagattaattatcaatacaaaacaataaaagtaaatttaaacactctaaatcagtatTCTGAGAGAatgatattcataaagtaaagtaactaaacaataaataaatatgcaatgcaaatgcaaatgcttatgatctaaaactatatgctaaaacagtatttagtctagctatttacttagtaatctctttattttactttaagcctatatttaatgaatgaaatGGTGATATGCCTTTTTCCttaagtcactcaagctaatgatgcaacttaggtttcttataccaacatagattaaagtaaagatgatgtttctaatacttttaaacctaaagattttcataacaattactattgataaattaatatgatggttaattaacaataataactgaaattaataaagatatgaaggtaaagaaattattcattaaataaataaataacaaggttcatacaaaagtaaaaatgttaaactaaacacttatgaaaactagcctaacatatttaacccaataatagaaagacataaaaaagtaaaaacttcCTCTAGATCAAGAATTTTTTCAAGTAGAAAGAAGATTAGTCAtcagtctccacttcttgaaaagctccttagatcctaaaaaaagtaatgaaaactaaaactatatgtttatgaaaaattgtaaagaattatggagagaataatggtggcaggtgtagagagcaggtaggagaaaactcccctccttcctttctcttccttttctttcctcaATTAGGTTTtgcaaatatttatatagagaagtgtcatcctctatataaatcttcatagagataagtatactaatataagtctatctaatagataagactttaggtatcttaatctccaccaaatactatcccataaataactcttaatataaatcctaataattatacaaaatgactaaaatgtcCTTTTGACCTTGTAATTAGTAGTCCATGCGTCTTAATCTTAAGCCTTGATACGAACATATATCctattaagcttcttttagctccatattttcctctttttgttAATActcctgaaaatagacaattaagcttaagtgaggtaaaaacacatagtttcaccatattatatatagaaatatatcattaaaattttaaaatattcttaaatatctatacataatttggaccgatcaaatacccccacacttaaacttttacttgtcctcaagtaaataGCAACTGAGAATTAACTTTTGCAAAAATCATGAAGAACATCCATATTTaacttaaagatattattcaaaagaatctcactAATGCAAAAATCATGTCAACCCAAGAATACTTGagttataataattttctttaaaaatataaactcaatCATTGTTAATTAAAAGACTCAAGCATCCAATCCTTTACACCTGTTTCACAATAAATAGTCTAACTCATCTTCAAAGGATACAACTATGATGCATAATCCAAATTATCATAACCCTATTCAAAAAAGCAAAACCTTCATTCAAAAACAAGAGATTAATAAACATTTATTACTTGCTTTTGAAGCTCttatacttttcttttgttttctttataccccttggattttaatttttgatacttGGGGcagttctttctttcttgagatgtTATGCCTTTTTA
The sequence above is drawn from the Ricinus communis isolate WT05 ecotype wild-type chromosome 7, ASM1957865v1, whole genome shotgun sequence genome and encodes:
- the LOC8277525 gene encoding short-chain dehydrogenase RED1 isoform X2 yields the protein MGASLLGINEDPSLISNSFPSNPFKIFPFQSNPFNYKNLIFNKETEKPISNPIMGYYTQPVVLITGCSHGGIGYALAQEFAASNCLVVATSRSLNSMRDLENDERFYLQELDVLSDESVQHVMSNVLEKYGRVDILVNNAGIQCVGPLAEVPLPAMQNAFNTNVYGPIRVIQAAVPHMASRKKGKIVNVGSVTVMAPTPWAGVYTATKAALHALTDTLRLELKPLGIDVINVVPGAVKSNIGNSAIASYNHMPEWRLYKPFEGAIKDRAYFSQGTRSTPAKEFARNTVAAVLKKNPPAWFSSGRLELLGFRYHSGKLFLFIIV
- the LOC8277525 gene encoding short-chain dehydrogenase RED1 isoform X1, translated to MGASLLGINEDPSLISNSFPSNPFKIFPFQSNPFNYKNLIFNKETEKPISNPIMGYYTQPVVLITGCSHGGIGYALAQEFAASNCLVVATSRSLNSMRDLENDERFYLQELDVLSDESVQHVMSNVLEKYGRVDILVNNAGIQCVGPLAEVPLPAMQNAFNTNVYGPIRVIQAAVPHMASRKKGKIVNVGSVTVMAPTPWAGVYTATKAALHALTDTLRLELKPLGIDVINVVPGAVKSNIGNSAIASYNHMPEWRLYKPFEGAIKDRAYFSQGTRSTPAKEFARNTVAAVLKKNPPAWFSSGYFSTVMSIMYHMPLCLKDFIIRRVFKC
- the LOC8277525 gene encoding short-chain dehydrogenase RED1 isoform X3 — translated: MGASLLGINEDPSLISNSFPSNPFKIFPFQSNPFNYKNLIFNKETEKPISNPIMGYYTQPVVLITGCSHGGIGYALAQEFAASNCLVVATSRSLNSMRDLENDERFYLQELDVLSDESVQHVMSNVLEKYGRVDILVNNAGIQCVGPLAEVPLPAMQNAFNTNVYGPIRVIQAAVPHMASRKKGKIVNVGSVTVMAPTPWAGVYTATKAALHALTDTLRLELKPLGIDVINVVPGAVKSNIGNSAIASYNHMPEWRLYKPFEGAIKDRAYFSQGTRSTPAKEFARNTVAAVLKKNPPAWFSSVKLRQIQ
- the LOC8277525 gene encoding short-chain dehydrogenase RED1 isoform X4, with the translated sequence MGASLLGINEDPSLISNSFPSNPFKIFPFQSNPFNYKNLIFNKETEKPISNPIMGYYTQPVVLITGCSHGGIGYALAQEFAASNCLVVATSRSLNSMRDLENDERFYLQELDVLSDESVQHVMSNVLEKYGRVDILVNNAGIQCVGPLAEVPLPAMQNAFNTNVYGPIRVIQAAVPHMASRKKGKIVNVGSVTVMAPTPWAGVYTATKAALHALTDTLRLELKPLGIDVINVVPGAVKSNIGNSAIASYNHMPEWRLYKPFEGAIKDRAYFSQGTRSTPAKEFARNTVAAVLKKNPPAWFSSDFCML